A genomic segment from Salvia splendens isolate huo1 chromosome 13, SspV2, whole genome shotgun sequence encodes:
- the LOC121762495 gene encoding receptor-like protein Cf-9, protein MLSNLLFICFLFSSLIFTAHSYNNKCLRHQETMLLQLKQELIFDSYFSTKLVRWNESGECCKWHGVECDASGYVVSLQLDGEAISGGIGNSSSLFGFKYLQKLNLAYNVFRQKTIPKGIGNLTCLTHLNLSYAGFVGQVPSEVSLLTKLASLDISDDYFRNTLSLEHPNSEMLVQNLTELRELYLDGVNMTSFHERESWGNIISSHLPNLTTLSLVHCSLHGPLPKSFWQLHSLSILQLDGNNLSAVALDDLFTNFPSLTTLTLSECSLKGSIPSTLANLTKLIHVNLAYNLLTGSLPSTLFAKQTDLIHVDLSRNSLTGSLHSTLFANLTKLIHVDLSYNSFTGSLPFDNLTKLIHVDLSYNSLTGSLSPTIFEGLSNLVHLDLSNNSFYGNIPRSLSALPSLLELDLSSNQFNGTVQLGD, encoded by the coding sequence ATGCTTTCAAACTTGTTGTtcatttgtttcctattttcaTCCTTAATTTTCACAGCCCATTCTTATAATAACAAATGCCTTCGTCATCAGGAAACCATGTTGCTTCAACTCAAGCAAGAGTTGATCTTCGATTCCTATTTTTCAACAAAACTTGTGCGATGGAATGAAAGTGGGGAGTGCTGCAAGTGGCACGGTGTGGAATGTGATGCTTCTGGCTACGTCGTTAGTTTGCAGCTTGATGGTGAGGCCATTTCTGGTGGAATTGGTAACTCGTCAAGTCTCTTCGGATTTAAATATCTGCAGAAGCTTAACCTTGCCTACAATGTCTTCAGGCAGAAGACTATTCCAAAAGGAATTGGCAATCTGACTTGTCTGACACATTTGAATTTGTCATATGCTGGTTTTGTTGGGCAGGTTCCTTCTGAAGTTTCATTGTTAACCAAATTGGCTAGTCTCGATATCTCTGACGACTACTTTCGTAATACTCTTAGCCTCGAGCACCCAAATTCGGAGATGCTTGTCCAAAATCTAACCGAGCTTAGAGAGCTCTATCTTGATGGTGTCAATATGACTTCCTTCCATGAAAGGGAAAGTTGGGGCAATATTATATCATCACATTTACCCAACCTCACCACTTTGAGCTTGGTTCATTGCAGTCTTCATGGCCCTTTGCCTAAATCCTTTTGGCAACTTCATTCCCTTTCTATTCTTCAACTAGATGGGAACAATCTTTCAGCAGTAGCACTTGATGATTTGTTCACCAATTTTCCAAGTCTGACCACCTTAACTCTTAGTGAGTGCAGTTTGAAGGGTTCAATACCATCCACCTTGGCTAACCTAACCAAGCTGATTCATGTGAATTTGGCATATAACTTATTGACAGGCTCACTTCCTTCTACATTgtttgctaaacaaacagatctGATTCATGTTGATTTGTCACGTAACTCGTTGACAGgctcacttcattccacattGTTTGCTAACCTAACAAAGCTGATTCATGTCGATTTGTCATATAACTCCTTTACAGGCTCACTTCCTTTTGATAACCTAACAAAGCTGATTCATGTCGATTTGTCATATAACTCCTTGACAGGCTCACTTTCTCCTACTATATTTGAAGGTCTATCGAATCTCGTTCATCTTGATTTGAGTAATAATTCATTCTATGGTAACATCCCCCGCTCTCTTTCTGCTCTCCCGTCATTGTTGGAACTTGATCTTAGTTCCAACCAATTTAATGGCACTGTTCAACTGGGAGActga